The following proteins are encoded in a genomic region of Actinomycetota bacterium:
- the modA gene encoding molybdate ABC transporter substrate-binding protein, with protein sequence MTPHLLRRLLAAAVLAVVATACGDAELKPKVTPDPRLNVTGPPSMNLEGTITVAAAAPLTDAMKQLEQAYEDENRKVKVELKLGVSSELASQMRHGTAADVFATPDEADMKTLEQAGLISDRSRAFTRDKLQIVVRPGNPKKVQGLADLANEPIRAGWAVARVPAGKAAAEAVAKSGKQITPDFQEPDSKSVVNKVAQGSMDAGLAWASDVKAAGNKVSAVEVQPPTSVIYPMAVLKATKNLAAAQSFTGFVLSQRGQAILQGLGFLPPQ encoded by the coding sequence ATGACTCCACACCTGCTGCGTCGGCTGCTGGCCGCGGCCGTCCTGGCCGTCGTCGCGACGGCATGTGGCGACGCCGAGCTAAAGCCGAAGGTCACGCCGGACCCGAGGCTCAACGTCACCGGTCCTCCGTCGATGAACCTGGAAGGCACCATCACCGTCGCAGCGGCCGCTCCTCTCACCGACGCGATGAAGCAGCTGGAGCAGGCCTACGAGGACGAGAACCGGAAGGTGAAGGTGGAGCTGAAGCTCGGTGTGTCCTCGGAGCTTGCCTCCCAGATGCGACACGGGACGGCCGCCGACGTGTTCGCCACCCCCGACGAGGCGGACATGAAGACGCTGGAGCAGGCCGGCCTGATATCGGACCGGTCCCGCGCCTTCACGCGCGACAAGCTGCAGATCGTGGTGCGGCCGGGCAACCCGAAGAAGGTCCAGGGTCTTGCGGATCTGGCGAACGAACCCATCCGGGCCGGGTGGGCAGTGGCGCGGGTGCCGGCGGGCAAGGCGGCGGCCGAAGCCGTGGCCAAGTCGGGCAAGCAGATCACGCCGGACTTCCAGGAGCCCGACTCGAAGTCCGTGGTCAACAAGGTCGCCCAGGGCTCGATGGATGCGGGCCTGGCCTGGGCTTCCGACGTGAAGGCCGCCGGCAACAAGGTGTCGGCGGTCGAGGTTCAGCCCCCGACCTCGGTCATTTACCCCATGGCGGTGCTCAAGGCGACGAAGAACCTCGCGGCGGCCCAGTCCTTCACGGGTTTCGTGCTGTCGCAGCGGGGCCAGGCGATCCTGCAGGGACTCGGATTCCTGCCTCCCCAGTAG
- a CDS encoding HAD family hydrolase: MIRAVTFDCWGTLLTDRDYTCVSSTRVRALAEHSGGKLTVADARELLDRAWRTHYDSWVSGCHYGSEGMADFCVRELGGPEELSATLCAAFEDAAQEGDVEALPGAVESLKLLREAGIRTALVCDTGFTPGRVVRRFMEQLGLAGHLEFYAFSNEVGVPKPDRRMFLAALDGLAVSPAEAVHVGDLLRTDVTGARGAGMKTVRITALRGSGSPIFAKSESDDAGDEADEVVSTHWELPDALRRLGVAV; the protein is encoded by the coding sequence ATGATCCGCGCCGTCACCTTCGACTGCTGGGGCACGCTTCTCACCGACCGCGACTACACGTGCGTCTCGTCCACCCGCGTGCGGGCGCTGGCGGAGCACAGCGGAGGCAAACTGACGGTGGCCGACGCCCGTGAGCTTCTGGACCGCGCCTGGCGCACCCACTACGACTCTTGGGTCTCCGGCTGCCACTACGGCTCGGAGGGCATGGCTGATTTCTGCGTCCGAGAGCTCGGGGGCCCGGAGGAGCTGTCGGCCACCCTGTGCGCCGCGTTCGAGGACGCCGCTCAGGAAGGTGACGTCGAGGCGCTGCCGGGGGCCGTGGAATCCCTGAAGCTGCTGCGTGAGGCAGGTATCCGTACGGCTCTGGTCTGCGACACCGGCTTCACCCCGGGACGGGTCGTCCGGCGGTTCATGGAGCAGCTGGGGCTTGCCGGGCACCTGGAGTTCTACGCGTTCTCCAACGAGGTGGGCGTGCCCAAGCCGGACAGGCGCATGTTCCTGGCGGCGCTGGACGGGCTGGCGGTCTCACCGGCGGAAGCCGTGCACGTCGGCGACCTGCTGCGCACGGATGTCACCGGCGCCCGCGGCGCGGGGATGAAGACGGTGAGGATCACCGCCCTCCGGGGGTCCGGCTCCCCGATCTTCGCCAAGTCAGAGTCAGACGACGCCGGGGACGAGGCCGATGAGGTCGTGTCGACGCACTGGGAGCTTCCCGACGCCCTGCGCAGGCTGGGCGTGGCTGTCTAG
- a CDS encoding 2-oxoacid:ferredoxin oxidoreductase subunit beta has protein sequence MPLTKKDYTSDQDVRWCPGCGDYAVLAAVQTFMPELGIPRENTVFISGIGCSSRFPYYMETYGFHTIHGRAPAIATGLSVTRPNLDVWVVTGDGDALSIGGNHLIHAMRRNVNLTILLFNNQIYGLTKGQYSPTSELGKVTKSTPFGSADYPFNPVSLALGAECSFVARTIDSDRAHLTEILRKASKHKGTKFIEIYQNCNIFNDDAFIALTGRDTKKLNQIRLEHGKPVRFGPNNERGVTASHDGTLRIVDVEEVGEDRLVIHDERALDAAHAFALSRLSHTPTGPTPIGMFRQVDRPTYEELLDRQVAQARQKGPGDLNRLLRSGDTWDVVA, from the coding sequence TTGCCGCTGACCAAAAAGGACTACACGTCCGATCAGGACGTCAGGTGGTGCCCCGGCTGCGGTGACTACGCGGTGCTCGCGGCCGTCCAGACGTTCATGCCGGAACTGGGGATTCCCCGTGAGAACACCGTTTTCATCTCAGGCATAGGGTGCTCTTCGAGGTTCCCGTACTACATGGAGACCTACGGGTTCCACACCATCCACGGCAGGGCCCCCGCGATCGCCACCGGGCTTTCCGTCACCAGGCCGAACCTCGACGTGTGGGTCGTGACCGGCGACGGCGACGCCCTGTCCATCGGCGGCAACCACCTGATCCACGCGATGCGCCGAAACGTCAACCTCACGATCCTTCTGTTCAACAACCAGATCTACGGCCTCACCAAGGGCCAGTACTCGCCGACCTCAGAGCTGGGCAAGGTGACGAAGTCGACACCGTTCGGGTCCGCCGACTACCCGTTCAACCCGGTGTCCCTGGCCCTGGGGGCCGAGTGCTCGTTTGTCGCCCGGACCATCGACTCAGACCGGGCGCACCTGACCGAGATCCTGCGCAAGGCGTCAAAGCACAAGGGGACCAAGTTCATCGAGATCTACCAGAACTGCAACATCTTCAACGACGACGCTTTCATCGCCCTGACCGGACGCGACACCAAAAAGCTCAACCAGATCCGGCTGGAGCACGGCAAGCCCGTGCGCTTCGGTCCGAACAACGAGCGCGGCGTGACGGCGAGCCACGACGGGACGCTGAGAATCGTCGACGTCGAGGAGGTCGGGGAGGACCGGCTGGTCATCCACGACGAACGCGCTCTGGACGCGGCGCACGCGTTCGCGCTGTCGCGGCTGTCCCACACCCCGACCGGACCGACCCCCATCGGGATGTTCCGGCAGGTGGACCGCCCCACCTACGAGGAACTGCTCGACCGCCAGGTGGCCCAGGCCAGGCAGAAGGGCCCGGGCGATCTCAACCGGCTACTGCGGTCCGGGGACACCTGGGACGTCGTCGCCTGA
- a CDS encoding Hsp20/alpha crystallin family protein, with protein sequence MVRHIRRTGDGSDHLERHFEEVIDHLLRQSGPRSRRRTWAPNVDVYDCPEEYVVVVDLAGIDPERVTVEVDQNDVAIMGERGLPADRVNGCREGAPLQLEIPFGAFERRLRLPQPIDSSASKATMDSGLLTIRFRKVPRIAKRVQIESPKGPGIAG encoded by the coding sequence ATGGTCAGGCACATCAGGCGCACCGGCGACGGCTCCGACCACCTGGAGAGGCACTTCGAGGAGGTCATAGACCATCTGCTGCGCCAGTCCGGACCCCGATCGCGCCGCCGGACCTGGGCTCCCAACGTCGACGTCTATGACTGTCCAGAGGAGTACGTCGTGGTGGTGGACCTGGCGGGCATAGACCCCGAACGGGTGACGGTGGAGGTGGACCAGAACGACGTCGCCATCATGGGCGAGCGCGGACTGCCCGCAGACCGGGTGAACGGGTGCCGGGAGGGGGCGCCACTTCAGCTCGAGATCCCCTTCGGCGCCTTTGAGCGCCGCCTGCGACTGCCGCAGCCGATCGACTCGTCGGCCTCCAAGGCCACCATGGACTCGGGTCTGCTCACTATCAGGTTCCGCAAGGTCCCCCGGATTGCCAAGAGGGTCCAGATCGAAAGCCCCAAGGGGCCGGGCATCGCCGGATGA
- the lon gene encoding endopeptidase La, with the protein MTPPEPKQRPKVRVVDKRRTEAPSAPTAPTAQVEELPVLPLQESVLFPGLALPVTVAREASLRLIEQVAGGDRMLATATLKAPLTPDAEGPASPEALFEVGTSARIAELLRLPTGATQIAVQGLTRVRFIEWVSRDPFLVARVQPLEETPPTERAQALLRTVLTTFRRVAEMAPYIPPQFAVAAMNVRDPGDLADLLSANLNIAIGDKQRLLEELDVERRLEELDSLLNQELGLLELSIKAQQELSQDVQRMQREQFLRRQLEVIRKELGETDEQSGEIEELRQKVRESGMPDSACAAAERELARLDRMQRGSPEETVTRTYIQWLVDVPWTKQTTDNGDLDHAKTVLDADHHGLDKVKDRILEYLAVTKLRPDRRSPILCFSGPPGVGKTSLGQSIAKALGRSFVRMSLGGVRDEAEIRGHRRTYVGALPGRIVQGLHKAGSINPVMMLDEIDKLGADFRGDPSAALLEVLDPEQNHSFSDHYLEVPIDLSRVMFICTANFLDAIPGPLRDRMEIIELRGYTEPEKLDIAKHHLLPRQLVDHGLTPKRAAVSDDALRRLVREYTSEAGVRNLERQIASVLRKVARRIAAGETKKVTVRGKDLDEMLGPPLIRGDIVSGRDEVGVATGLAWTPVGGDILFVEAVLVPGKGSFVLTGQLGDVMKESARAGLTYARSRSAQIGAPENWYDDYEVHVHVPAGAIPKDGPSAGVTMVVAMVSAITRNPVRRRVAMTGEITLRGKVLPVGGIKEKVIAAHRSGVKTVILPRDNEPDLRDVPDLVRKDLRFVLVEHMDEVLREALVKPVTALKPAELVSPSGTVALRGRASAKA; encoded by the coding sequence ATGACGCCGCCGGAACCAAAGCAGCGGCCGAAGGTCCGGGTCGTGGACAAGCGGCGGACGGAGGCGCCCTCCGCACCGACCGCACCGACCGCACAGGTCGAAGAGCTGCCCGTCCTGCCCCTGCAGGAGTCGGTGCTGTTCCCGGGACTGGCCCTGCCGGTGACCGTCGCGCGCGAAGCGTCGCTTCGCCTTATCGAACAGGTCGCCGGCGGCGACAGGATGCTGGCCACCGCCACGCTCAAGGCCCCCCTGACCCCCGATGCGGAAGGACCGGCGTCGCCCGAAGCGCTTTTCGAGGTGGGGACTTCCGCGCGCATCGCGGAGCTGCTGCGTCTGCCGACCGGCGCGACACAGATCGCGGTTCAGGGGCTGACCAGGGTCCGCTTTATCGAGTGGGTGAGCCGGGATCCGTTTTTGGTGGCGCGCGTGCAGCCGCTGGAGGAGACGCCGCCCACGGAGCGGGCGCAGGCGCTTCTCAGGACCGTGCTGACCACGTTCCGCAGGGTGGCCGAGATGGCGCCCTACATACCTCCGCAGTTCGCCGTGGCCGCCATGAACGTGCGCGACCCCGGTGACCTGGCCGACCTGCTCTCGGCGAACCTCAACATCGCGATTGGCGACAAGCAAAGGCTGCTCGAGGAGCTGGACGTCGAGCGGCGGCTGGAAGAGCTGGACTCCCTGCTCAACCAGGAGCTGGGCCTGCTGGAGCTGTCGATCAAGGCCCAGCAGGAGCTGTCCCAGGACGTGCAGCGGATGCAGCGCGAGCAGTTCCTGCGCCGCCAGCTGGAGGTGATCCGCAAGGAGCTCGGCGAGACCGACGAGCAGTCCGGGGAGATCGAGGAGCTGCGACAGAAGGTGCGGGAGTCCGGCATGCCGGACTCAGCGTGCGCGGCGGCCGAGCGTGAACTGGCTCGGCTGGACCGGATGCAGCGGGGGTCTCCCGAGGAGACGGTCACCAGGACATACATCCAGTGGCTGGTGGACGTCCCGTGGACGAAGCAGACCACCGACAACGGCGACCTCGACCACGCCAAGACCGTCCTGGACGCCGACCACCACGGGCTGGACAAGGTCAAGGACCGTATCCTCGAGTACCTGGCCGTCACGAAGCTGCGTCCGGACCGCCGCAGCCCGATCCTGTGCTTCTCGGGGCCCCCGGGGGTGGGAAAGACGTCGCTGGGACAGTCGATCGCCAAGGCGCTCGGGCGGTCGTTCGTGCGGATGTCGCTGGGCGGGGTCCGGGACGAGGCCGAGATCCGCGGCCACAGGCGCACCTACGTCGGCGCGCTGCCGGGACGCATCGTCCAGGGGCTGCACAAGGCCGGGTCGATCAACCCCGTGATGATGCTCGACGAGATCGACAAGCTCGGGGCGGACTTCCGCGGCGACCCCTCCGCCGCGCTGCTCGAGGTGCTGGACCCCGAGCAGAACCACTCGTTCTCGGACCACTACCTGGAGGTCCCGATCGACCTATCCCGGGTGATGTTCATCTGCACGGCCAACTTTCTGGACGCCATCCCCGGCCCCCTTCGCGACCGCATGGAGATCATCGAGCTGCGCGGCTACACCGAGCCCGAGAAGCTGGACATCGCCAAGCATCACCTGCTGCCCAGGCAGCTCGTCGACCACGGGCTGACCCCCAAGCGCGCGGCCGTGTCCGACGACGCGCTTCGCAGGCTGGTACGCGAGTACACGTCCGAGGCGGGGGTCCGGAACCTCGAAAGGCAGATAGCGTCGGTGCTGCGAAAGGTCGCTCGCCGCATCGCGGCCGGAGAGACCAAAAAGGTCACGGTCCGCGGCAAGGACCTGGACGAAATGCTGGGGCCGCCGCTCATCCGCGGCGACATCGTGTCCGGGCGCGATGAGGTCGGGGTGGCGACCGGACTCGCCTGGACCCCCGTCGGCGGCGACATCCTGTTCGTCGAGGCGGTGCTGGTGCCGGGCAAAGGCAGCTTCGTGCTCACCGGCCAGTTGGGTGACGTGATGAAGGAGTCGGCAAGGGCCGGGCTCACATACGCCAGGTCACGCTCCGCTCAGATCGGGGCGCCGGAGAACTGGTACGACGACTACGAGGTCCACGTCCACGTGCCCGCCGGGGCGATCCCGAAGGACGGTCCGTCCGCCGGGGTGACGATGGTCGTGGCCATGGTGTCGGCGATCACGCGCAATCCGGTCCGTCGGCGGGTGGCCATGACCGGCGAGATAACGCTGCGCGGGAAGGTCCTGCCGGTGGGTGGAATCAAGGAGAAGGTCATCGCGGCGCACCGGTCCGGCGTGAAGACCGTGATCCTGCCGCGCGACAACGAACCGGACCTGCGCGACGTCCCGGACCTGGTCCGCAAGGACCTGCGGTTCGTGCTCGTTGAGCACATGGACGAGGTCCTGCGGGAGGCTCTGGTGAAGCCGGTCACCGCCCTGAAGCCGGCGGAGTTGGTGTCGCCGTCGGGAACGGTCGCGCTCCGGGGCAGAGCCTCCGCCAAGGCCTGA
- a CDS encoding 2-oxoacid:acceptor oxidoreductase subunit alpha produces the protein MAAPKTVQEIDKVVIRLAGDSGDGMQVTGDRFTNATAVLGNDLATLPDFPAEIRAPAGTLFGVSGFQLHFADHDILTPGDSPNVLVAMNPAALKTNLGDLLPGGIVIANTDAFEDRNLAKAEYTSNPLTDGTLQDYQLFEVPLNKLTLGALEGIKGLSQKEALRSKNMFALGLLSWMFSRPVEGTEDWVSRKFGSRPEIAEANVKAFRAGYAFGETTEVFTHSYSIKPAKLAPGTYRNVTGNTALAYGLVAAGERSGVQVFLAGYPITPASDVLHELSRHKSFGIKTMQAEDEISAAGAALGASFGGSLGVTITSGPGLDLKAETISLGISVELPMLVFDIQRAGPSTGMPTKTEQADLMLAMYGRHGESPLPILAPRSPSDCFDIVLEAARIALKYRTPVIVLSDAFLATGAEPWKLPDVDELPDLSRVFEFTTASNHESGEFWPFLRDPVTLARPWAIPGTPGLEHRIGGLEKSDGRGDISYDPDNHDRMVRLRAAKIAGIARDIPAAEVTGDADADVLVLGWGSTYGPIRAACRRVRTKGHKVAQLHLRHLNPFPANLGDVLRSYSSVVIPEINLGQLLRLVRAEYLVDAHGYQKVTGAPFKAGELESVLLHHLGGAS, from the coding sequence ATGGCCGCCCCCAAGACCGTCCAGGAGATCGACAAGGTCGTCATCCGCCTCGCCGGAGACTCCGGCGACGGAATGCAGGTGACGGGAGACCGCTTTACCAACGCGACCGCGGTCCTGGGCAACGACCTCGCCACGCTGCCCGACTTCCCGGCCGAGATCCGCGCACCGGCCGGGACTCTGTTCGGTGTGTCGGGATTTCAGCTGCACTTCGCGGACCACGACATTCTCACTCCCGGCGACTCGCCGAATGTGCTGGTCGCGATGAACCCGGCGGCACTCAAGACCAACCTGGGCGACCTTCTGCCGGGCGGCATCGTCATCGCCAACACCGACGCTTTCGAAGACCGCAACCTCGCCAAGGCGGAGTACACGTCGAACCCGCTGACGGACGGGACCCTGCAGGACTACCAGCTCTTCGAGGTGCCCCTCAACAAGCTCACCCTGGGCGCCCTCGAGGGGATCAAGGGCCTCAGCCAGAAGGAGGCCCTGCGCTCGAAGAACATGTTCGCCCTGGGCCTTCTGTCCTGGATGTTCTCGCGCCCGGTCGAGGGCACCGAGGACTGGGTGTCCCGCAAGTTCGGGTCGCGTCCGGAGATCGCCGAGGCCAACGTCAAGGCGTTCCGCGCCGGCTACGCCTTCGGCGAGACGACAGAGGTCTTCACCCACAGCTACTCGATCAAGCCCGCGAAGCTGGCGCCGGGCACGTACCGCAACGTCACCGGGAACACGGCGCTGGCCTACGGGCTGGTCGCCGCGGGGGAGCGGTCAGGGGTGCAGGTCTTCCTCGCCGGCTACCCGATCACCCCGGCTTCCGATGTGCTCCACGAGCTGTCCAGGCACAAATCGTTCGGCATCAAGACGATGCAGGCCGAAGACGAGATCTCGGCCGCCGGCGCGGCGCTGGGCGCATCGTTCGGGGGGTCGCTGGGGGTAACGATCACCTCCGGCCCGGGCCTGGACCTGAAAGCTGAGACGATCAGCCTCGGCATCTCCGTGGAGCTGCCCATGCTGGTGTTCGACATCCAGCGGGCCGGGCCGTCCACCGGCATGCCGACCAAGACCGAGCAGGCCGACCTGATGCTGGCGATGTACGGACGCCACGGCGAGTCGCCGCTGCCGATCCTGGCCCCCCGCAGTCCCTCGGACTGCTTCGACATCGTCCTGGAGGCGGCGAGGATCGCCCTGAAGTACCGGACCCCGGTCATCGTGCTGTCCGACGCGTTTCTGGCCACGGGGGCCGAGCCGTGGAAGCTGCCGGACGTGGACGAGCTGCCCGACCTCAGCCGGGTCTTCGAGTTCACGACCGCGTCCAACCACGAGTCCGGGGAGTTCTGGCCCTTTCTGCGCGACCCCGTGACGCTCGCGCGGCCCTGGGCGATCCCGGGGACCCCCGGACTGGAGCACCGGATCGGGGGCCTGGAGAAGTCCGACGGCCGCGGCGACATCAGCTACGACCCGGACAACCACGACCGCATGGTGCGGCTGCGGGCGGCCAAGATCGCCGGGATCGCCCGCGACATCCCCGCCGCCGAGGTCACCGGCGACGCCGACGCCGATGTGCTCGTGCTCGGGTGGGGCTCCACCTACGGGCCTATCCGCGCGGCCTGCCGGCGCGTCCGCACCAAGGGCCACAAGGTGGCGCAGCTGCACCTGCGCCACCTGAACCCGTTCCCGGCGAACCTGGGCGACGTCCTGCGTTCCTACAGCAGCGTCGTCATCCCCGAGATCAACCTCGGACAGCTCCTGCGGCTGGTCCGCGCGGAGTACCTCGTAGACGCGCACGGATACCAGAAGGTGACCGGGGCCCCCTTTAAGGCTGGAGAGCTCGAGTCGGTGCTGCTGCACCACCTGGGAGGAGCGAGTTGA
- a CDS encoding LLM class flavin-dependent oxidoreductase: MRVGFGLITCQRHPGDTRSDADVYREAVELSVLAEKSGFDSVWTSEHHFLDDGYMPSLLVLSAAIAQATQRITIGTGVLLAPLHHPLRLAEDAATVQLLSGGRLVLGIGAGWRPEEFEVLGVPLGERASRLRETVAILRGAWGPGAFSHEGRHWRLDRVNVTPKPHVPIPLWIGGFAEPAIRRAGRIADGFLGSSSGTSGIDGFRRAHKLAMEGLRQAGRDPSDFRFGLHVPVFAWDEGDAWELVKPWYHYLRWKYPDMGAARGSDTAASPPPLTADEEAQLRSTIICGTPEQVVEELKQFRDALGDDVHFICRSYFSGMPLDVQSRAVEIIGSRVIPALRS; the protein is encoded by the coding sequence GTGCGAGTCGGCTTCGGCCTGATCACGTGTCAAAGGCACCCGGGCGACACCCGGTCCGACGCCGACGTCTACCGCGAGGCGGTGGAGCTGTCCGTGCTGGCGGAGAAGTCCGGGTTCGACTCCGTGTGGACGTCCGAGCACCACTTCCTCGACGACGGCTACATGCCCTCGCTGCTGGTCCTGTCGGCGGCAATCGCCCAGGCCACGCAGCGCATCACCATCGGCACCGGCGTCCTGCTGGCCCCGCTGCACCACCCGCTTCGGCTCGCCGAGGACGCCGCCACGGTCCAGCTTCTGTCCGGCGGCCGCCTGGTTCTCGGGATCGGGGCGGGGTGGCGTCCGGAGGAGTTCGAGGTGCTGGGGGTGCCGCTGGGCGAGCGCGCTTCGAGGCTGCGCGAGACGGTGGCGATCCTGCGCGGCGCCTGGGGGCCGGGAGCCTTCTCGCATGAGGGCCGGCACTGGCGCCTGGACCGGGTCAACGTCACGCCCAAGCCCCACGTCCCGATCCCGCTGTGGATAGGCGGCTTCGCCGAGCCGGCAATACGACGCGCCGGGCGCATCGCCGACGGGTTCCTGGGGTCTTCGTCCGGGACGTCCGGCATCGACGGGTTCCGGCGGGCGCACAAGCTGGCGATGGAGGGACTCCGGCAGGCCGGACGCGATCCCTCCGACTTCCGCTTCGGACTGCACGTTCCTGTGTTCGCGTGGGACGAAGGCGACGCGTGGGAGTTGGTGAAGCCGTGGTACCACTACCTGCGCTGGAAGTACCCCGACATGGGGGCCGCCCGGGGCTCCGATACCGCGGCGTCGCCCCCGCCGCTCACCGCCGACGAGGAGGCACAGTTGCGGTCGACGATCATCTGCGGGACGCCGGAACAGGTCGTCGAGGAGCTGAAGCAGTTTCGGGACGCTCTGGGCGACGACGTCCACTTCATCTGCAGGTCCTACTTCTCCGGCATGCCGCTGGACGTCCAGTCGCGGGCTGTCGAGATCATCGGCTCCCGCGTGATCCCGGCCCTGAGGTCCTGA
- a CDS encoding RNA polymerase sigma factor: MYAVDQIRTQMDEDDLDPLAARAAGGDLDAFEQLVLMLQGPMRSLCRRILRDDQLGDDAAQESLVRMWRGLGERDTSGRFVAWAFTVARNTSVEMLRREVRRPVPVDEVPVAGDPTDALDLRHAVQAAVAALEDPFRTTFVLREAGMSYEEVAEAEGCPVGTVRSRLHEARRRLAESLSPWMFER, encoded by the coding sequence GTGTACGCCGTGGACCAGATCCGGACTCAGATGGACGAAGACGATCTGGACCCCTTGGCGGCCCGGGCCGCCGGGGGTGACCTGGACGCGTTTGAGCAACTCGTTCTGATGCTTCAGGGGCCGATGCGCTCGCTGTGCCGGCGGATCCTGCGCGACGACCAGCTGGGCGACGATGCGGCGCAGGAGTCCCTCGTTCGGATGTGGCGCGGGCTCGGCGAACGCGACACCTCCGGGAGGTTCGTCGCCTGGGCCTTCACCGTGGCGCGCAACACGAGTGTGGAGATGCTGAGGCGGGAGGTTCGCCGTCCGGTCCCGGTAGACGAGGTGCCGGTGGCGGGAGATCCGACCGATGCACTGGACCTGCGGCATGCGGTGCAGGCCGCGGTCGCCGCCCTCGAGGATCCCTTCAGGACGACCTTCGTGCTCCGCGAAGCGGGGATGTCCTACGAGGAGGTGGCCGAGGCAGAGGGATGTCCGGTCGGGACCGTCCGCTCCCGGTTGCACGAGGCCCGCCGCCGGCTGGCCGAGTCGCTGTCCCCATGGATGTTCGAAAGGTGA
- a CDS encoding helix-turn-helix domain-containing protein has product MEPTTPFFEPQDTDRISAVLGDPTRRAMYLHVKQRHSPLTVNDIAEHFGIHRNAAKFHLDKLLAAGLLRAEFRRVNGKRGPGAGRPSKLYSASDQEVSFSVPDRHYDLLAHLLLRALTSGAGLESVGREFGRQMAASMRPHTSGSGADCVRDVLERLGFVPSVEQDADGSVWITTDNCPFGRVAMEAPNQEVCRLDRAIIQGILEEFDLKPRTVREHASKAHGHDVCIREVATAPSAASE; this is encoded by the coding sequence ATGGAACCGACGACACCTTTCTTCGAGCCTCAGGACACCGACCGGATCTCGGCGGTACTGGGCGACCCCACCCGGCGAGCCATGTACCTGCACGTCAAGCAGCGGCACTCACCCCTGACGGTCAACGACATCGCCGAGCACTTCGGGATCCACCGCAACGCGGCCAAGTTCCACCTCGACAAGCTCCTGGCGGCCGGACTGCTCCGCGCGGAATTCCGCCGCGTGAACGGCAAGCGGGGGCCGGGGGCCGGACGCCCCTCGAAGCTGTACTCGGCCTCCGACCAGGAGGTTTCCTTTTCAGTGCCGGACCGCCACTACGACCTGCTGGCGCACCTTCTGCTGAGGGCGCTGACGTCGGGGGCCGGCCTGGAGTCGGTCGGCCGCGAGTTTGGCAGGCAGATGGCGGCGTCGATGAGGCCGCACACGTCCGGATCCGGAGCCGACTGCGTCCGCGACGTCCTGGAACGGCTGGGGTTCGTCCCTTCGGTGGAGCAGGACGCCGACGGCTCCGTCTGGATCACCACCGACAACTGCCCCTTCGGGCGGGTGGCGATGGAGGCCCCCAACCAGGAGGTGTGCCGCCTCGACAGGGCCATCATCCAGGGGATCCTCGAAGAGTTCGACCTCAAACCCCGGACCGTCAGGGAGCACGCCTCCAAGGCCCACGGCCACGACGTGTGCATCCGCGAGGTCGCGACGGCCCCCTCCGCGGCCTCCGAGTAG